The proteins below come from a single Chryseobacterium nepalense genomic window:
- a CDS encoding DUF2256 domain-containing protein, translating to MPSGLPSKICEVCGLPFNWRKKWKKNWDEVKYCSERCRKNKKSTSSGSPKI from the coding sequence ATGCCATCAGGATTACCCTCCAAAATCTGTGAAGTCTGCGGACTGCCCTTCAACTGGCGGAAAAAGTGGAAGAAAAACTGGGACGAAGTAAAATATTGCAGCGAAAGATGCCGAAAAAACAAAAAATCAACATCCTCTGGTTCACCAAAGATCTGA